The following proteins are co-located in the Castanea sativa cultivar Marrone di Chiusa Pesio chromosome 8, ASM4071231v1 genome:
- the LOC142606255 gene encoding uncharacterized protein LOC142606255 yields MGAAGLGVVIRDSAGMVIGALAKRIPLLCLVATVEALACKRAVLFAKEISIFEATVEGDAEIVTLALKDGSTSNPKFGHIIQDSLVLANDFHLCVFSHVRRLGNTVAHYLAKKAKSSNELQVCIESVPDDIAPLVYRDSL; encoded by the coding sequence ATGGGTGCTGCTGGCTTAGGAGTAGTTATCCGAGACTCTGCAGGAATGGTTATTGGCGCTTTGGCTAAAAGAATTCCTTTGCTATGCTTAGTAGCCACGGTGGAAGCATTGGCTTGCAAAAGAGCAGTTTTATTTGCGAAGGAGATAAGTATTTTTGAAGCCACAGTGGAGGGGGATGCTGAGATAGTCACCTTGGCACTCAAGGATGGGAGTACCAGCAACCCAAAATTTGGTCATATCATCCAGGATTCCCTTGTATTAGCAAATGATTTTCATTTATGTGTTTTCTCTCATGTAAGAAGATTAGGCAATACTGTTGCCCACTACCTTGCCAAAAAGGCTAAATCTAGTAATGAGCTCCAGGTGTGTATTGAATCCGTCCCTGATGATATAGCTCCTCTTGTGTATCGAGACTCTTTGTAG